The stretch of DNA GATCGGCTCATCCACGCCGGCGCGCATGACTTTAATCTTTACGGACGTGCCTTTGGGCCCCTTGAGCTTGTTGACGACATCATTCAGATCCATTCCGGTGGTGGGCTCGCCGTTAATCTGGCTGATGACGTCGCCGACCCGCAGGCCGACTTTCTCGGCGGGAGAATCGGCAAACGGCGGGGAGACGACGGTAACTTTGTCGAAGCGGACCGTTACGGTAATGCCCAGTCCGTAGTATTTGCCGCGTTGATCTTCTCTCAATGAGGCAAATGCTTTGGGATCGAAGAACTTGGAGTGCGGATCGAGCGTGCGCAGCATACCGTCGATCGCTCCGTAGACCGCTTTATCGGAGTCGACGTCGGTCGCATAATTTTCTTCGACGAGGCCGAGGATATTGGTGAAATGCTTCACCGCCGTGTCGGCATCCTCCTCGCCTTTCGTCGTCGCCCGGGCCTGGCCTCCGAATACTCCGCCAACGACTGCGGATATCATCAGCACCAGGACCAGGAAAAGAATCGCACGCGACGGTCTGAATTTCATTAGTCATCTCCCTTTCACTGAGCAATCGCAACATTATAACAGATAAGCCACAAGGATAGAGACGAGCAGAATGCGCGCTGGTGTGCAAAAGGTGTCAAGAAAGTGCCCCTCGCAACCCGCGATTTTGCTATCATCAACAACGGCTTTAGCAGGGGTTTTAGGAGGCTTGATGGGTAGTCTTGGTTTCCCGGAAATGTTGATGATCTTCGTGATCGCGCTGCTGGTCTTCGGACCGAAAAAGCTGCCGGAACTGGGAAAATCACTGGGTAAAGGCATCCGGGAGTTCAAGAAAGCCACCGACGAGCTCAAGGCGAACTGGGAAGACCATGTAAAGGACATTGCCGAACCCCTCAACGACGCCAAGAAAGAACTGCACGGCATGGGGCAAAGCCTGAAAACACAGGTCTATAACCATATCGAAGGCGCCACCCAGACTGAACCCACAGAGCTTGCCGCTCCGGCCGAGGCAGCGGCAGCAACGGCTGAAGCGCACGAAGCGACGGCCACGCACCCGGCAGAATCCAGCACCCCGAAAGAACACGTGTAATGCCCGTCGAAACGGATCCCGAGCAAGAACAAGAAGAACTGACCGGGCAGATGTCGT from Terriglobia bacterium encodes:
- a CDS encoding twin-arginine translocase TatA/TatE family subunit; its protein translation is MGSLGFPEMLMIFVIALLVFGPKKLPELGKSLGKGIREFKKATDELKANWEDHVKDIAEPLNDAKKELHGMGQSLKTQVYNHIEGATQTEPTELAAPAEAAAATAEAHEATATHPAESSTPKEHV